One Brassica napus cultivar Da-Ae chromosome C2, Da-Ae, whole genome shotgun sequence DNA window includes the following coding sequences:
- the LOC106448458 gene encoding uncharacterized protein LOC106448458 codes for MSAYLNLRLDVLYKELNGKFETLDAHVMMLDAHVSQTAEAVKKQEALVKGKAVESEKHQVNAISDDDLGEVLEQEKLEEDDFLVESSMSIDFAARHPHPPTLARVKSDNVNWQQHEKIDQQQHGSVDRQQQKSSDRQPSMPYRVRFPDLDAHHLKATRNPSQTSVYLKTTEKISQQSAEAPEQEQSALAETSFVKSVDQRHLLGIGRHQTDGYEPAMEKQATKEEIPAEKGVKSRKPYIPKHLKREVNKVELEGFHKRVKRVPKDMSFEDAYHKYRLGNFFRESRETDKDIELLFNKVSRKPKRTLKKEQDPGKFLIPCSIYSHHLPNALCDTGSAVSIVAIDTAEILRLKMKPSKDSFTFVDSSRVNSASMIKNVKVEIGECIIPVEFHAMDIKSGKTSPLLFGRAFMVTVGAVCDLKRNKMCLTNIDETVFYDPMEKKKSEELISCIEMFEDP; via the exons ATGAGTGCATACTTAAATCTGAGGTTGGATGTTCTCTACAAAGAGCTGAATGGAAAATTTGAAACCTTAGATGCCCATGTCATGATGCTAGATGCCCATGTTTCTCAGACTGCAGAAGCTgtgaagaagcaagaagctCTGGTCAAAGGGAAAGCCGTGGAAAGTGAGAAGCACCAGGTTAATGCCATCTCAGATGATGACCTTGGGGAAGTGCTCGAGCAGGAGAAGCTGGAAGAAGATGATTTCCTAGTCGAAAGCTCCATGTCCATAG ATTTTGCTGCTCGACACCCGCATCCTCCCACCCTAGCTCGAGTTAAATCAGATAACGTCAACTGGCAACAACACGAAAAAATCGATCAACAACAACATGgaagcgtcgatcgacaacagCAAAAGAGCAGCGATCGACAACCGTCAATGCCATACCGAGTACGTTTCCCAGATCTTGATGCACACCACTTGAAGGCAACTCGAAATCCATCTCAGACATCAGTTTACTTGAAGACAACAGAGAAGATAAGTCAGCAATCTGCAGAAGCACCAGAGCAAGAGCAATCAGCCCTAGCTGAAACCTCTTTCGTAAAAAGTGTTGATCAACGACATCTACTAGGTATCGGTCGACACCAAACAGACGGATATGAACCTGCCATGGAAAAGCAGGCaacgaaagaagaaattccagCTGAGAAGGGAGTGAAATCTAGGAAACCCTATATTCCCAAACACCTCAAGAGAGAAGTTAACAAAGTGGAACTTGAAGGATTTCACAAGAGGGTGAAGAGGGTTCCTAAGGATATGTCTTTCGAGGATGCATATCATAAGTATAGACTTGGTAATTTCTtcagagagagtagagagactGATAAGGACATTGAGCTTCTATTCAATAAGGTCAGCCGTAAACCCAAGAGGACACTGAAGAAGGAACAAGATCCTGGAAAGTTCTTGATTCCATGCTCTATATATAGCCACCATTTACCAAACGCCCTATGCGATACTGGATCTGCAGTCAGCATCGTGGCCATTGACACTGCTGAGATATTAAGACTAAAGATGAAACCTTCTAAAGATAGTTTCACTTTTGTGGATAGCTCCCGAGTAAACTCAGCAAGCATGATCAAGAATGTTAAGGTGGAGATAGGGGAATGCATTATCCCTGTGGAATTTCATGCTATGGATATCAAATCAGGCAAGACATCTCCACTCCTTTTTGGAAGAGCCTTCATGGTTACAGTAGGGGCAGTTTGTGATCTTAAGAGAAATAAGATGTGTCTGACTAATATTGATGAAACTGTCTTCTATGATCCCatggaaaagaagaaaagtgaGGAGCTTATTTCATGCATAGAGATGTTTGAAGATCCATGA